One Capsicum annuum cultivar UCD-10X-F1 chromosome 2, UCD10Xv1.1, whole genome shotgun sequence genomic window carries:
- the LOC107860971 gene encoding cytochrome P450 81Q32, giving the protein MEIVWLFAPLSISLLFVVFKLVSSRRKQYNLPPSPSLKLPIIGHLYILKQHMHRTLENLSEKYGPIFSLQFGKRLVVVVSSLSAVKECFTKNDITLANRPPLMIGGYNCTTIIDSCYGDHWRNLRRICAREILSSSSLNESQTIRQRQINLLVHRLFQNCQDFGTIVELKSKFTELSFNVIMRMVCGSQFFNQDKDDNKAAYFRELIGEFFSNGNASNVDDFLPSPFSWIYKHTEKNTLKQLGRKMDEFLQGLIDEYRGLTDQNNMIDRLLSLQESRPDYYTDDIIKGIIMVIVIGGTDTTAVTIEWAMAFLLNHPKVLNKARIEINNHVGGDRLVNEADLPNLKYLQCIISETFRLCPAAPMLIPHQSAEDTAIGGFDIPRGTILLVNAWAVHRDPLVWADPESFRPERFEGIEVKPWELLPFGMGRRACPGAGLAQCVIGLALGALIQCFEWQRVGQEVDLTEGNGLTHAKAEPLTARCMARLNINCSLISEIANT; this is encoded by the exons ATGGAAATAGTTTGGTTATTTGCTCCTCTCTCTATTTCCCTATTGTTTGTAGTCTTTAAACTTGTGTCCTCTAGACGAAAACAGTATAACCTCCCACCAAGTCCATCACTTAAACTTCCTATAATAGGACATCTCTATATTCTGAAACAACATATGCATCGCACCCTTGAAAATCTTTCTGAAAAATATGGGCCTATTTTCTCTCTTCAATTTGGGAAGCGTCTTGTCGTGGTGGTGTCATCTCTATCGGCGGTGAAGGAATGCTTCACCAAGAATGACATCACGCTTGCCAACCGCCCTCCTTTAATGATCGGAGGATACAATTGCACGACAATCATTGATTCCTGTTATGGCGATCATTGGCGCAATCTTCGCCGTATTTGTGCACGGGAAATCCTATCCTCTAGTAGTCTCAACGAGTCTCAAACAATTCGACAGCGTCAAATCAACCTTCTTGTGCACAGGTTGTTCCAAAATTGCCAGGATTTTGGTACCATTGTGGAACTTAAGTCCAAGTTTACTGAATTATCCTTCAACGTCATCATGAGAATGGTTTGTGGAAGCCAATTCTTCAATCAAGATAAAGACGATAATAAGGCAGCATATTTTCGTGAGCTTATAGGGGAATTTTTCAGCAATGGCAATGCATCAAATGTGGATGATTTTTTGCCTTCACCATTTTCTTGGATATATAAGCATACTGAGAAAAATACGCTCAAGCAACTTGGCCGCAAAATGGATGAATTTTTGCAAGGTTTAATTGATGAATATCGCGGTCTGACCGACCAAAATAATATGATTGATCGTTTGCTTTCTTTGCAAGAATCACGACCCGACTACTATACTGACGATATCATTAAAGGAATTATAATG GTTATAGTGATTGGTGGAACAGATACCACGGCAGTGACTATAGAATGGGCAATGGCGTTTTTGCTCAACCATCCAAAAGTGTTGAATAAAGCAAGAATTGAAATAAACAATCATGTTGGTGGTGATCGTTTAGTTAATGAGGCTGATTTGCCTAATTTGAAATATCTTCAGTGTATCATTTCGGAAACTTTCCGATTATGTCCAGCAGCACCAATGTTAATACCCCACCAATCAGCTGAGGATACGGCAATAGGGGGTTTCGACATTCCACGTGGGACAATCCTATTGGTGAATGCTTGGGCCGTCCATAGGGATCCATTAGTTTGGGCTGACCCGGAAAGTTTTAGACCAGAGAGATTTGAAGGTATCGAAGTGAAACCGTGGGAGCTACTGCCTTTTGGAATGGGAAGGAGAGCATGCCCAGGTGCTGGACTTGCTCAATGTGTGATTGGCTTAGCTTTAGGAGCTTTAATTCAATGTTTCGAGTGGCAAAGAGTTGGCCAAGAAGTGGATTTGACTGAAGGGAATGGTCTCACCCATGCAAAAGCTGAGCCACTCACAGCAAGGTGCATGGCCCGTCTCAATATTAACTGTTCTTTAATTTCTGAAATTGCTAACACCTAA